A window of Populus trichocarpa isolate Nisqually-1 chromosome 17, P.trichocarpa_v4.1, whole genome shotgun sequence genomic DNA:
atattcatatctcaaggctcaactcatgacatcaatcaaatgaggagctatcaattcagaagtcaattcaaaatatatattggttcatatcaagaattcagattcaacaattgatcatgctttatcataacaagaataataatcaacatatatattatcaagaagcatgatccaattcatattaacaaatcaaatatttataatatttctcatgcatatagaaaattatccactcacctgactcgaaagcaaacagaatcaaaagcagacaccgaagaaaatcctactgacatcccgccggtagaatatcaggattatctgaatacaaaggagacatattcaagaacgacttgaaaaaaaatttaacctatttaatacacttaactaAGGGTATATTCtgtaaccctatatgtttttgaactaactagtcaattttctcaaaaacccaaaatttaacggttttcccAAAATCTAatctataataaaacaaataataaaattggtaataattcactaaataaccctcaattatttaTCGAACCAATATGCAAAAgttaatattacagctagggactaatctaaatttttatcatattttatggGTCAAAATGTAgcttttgtcaaattgaaggaccaaactaaaaatatcataaatccatgactaTACTGAAATTATGACCATAATTAATTCTCATTTATGTCCAGAATATCTcattatgctccagggaccattctggagTTTTCCCAaaattttagggtcaaattgtaatttttgccaaattggaggaccaaattgaaagtgttaaaaattcataactatactggaattctgcccataattcatattttattctgttcagaatctcggaatatgttccagggaccaatctgtaattttccaaagtttggggactaaactgtaattttcacaaattgagggaccaaactgaaattttgtcatcttcaacctccaatccagaatttcaacagaaaacctactgttctttccagatttctaactcaaaattcaccatttacacaattcataactcaaaatcatcacaatcttctataatcaactaaataatcaattacccacaacaatcaaccccataatattcaatttaattcatcaattaaacccaaaacacaaattttcaaaaccctaacattcatcaaaactgaaattaaagttcaattaacatacatttatacatttaacaacctaaatcttacctttaaacttatttcttcaattcctttctatttcccttctaatttctctattttctcttcttcttcttccccttttcttctcttctcccgttagtttttcactcttaaaacacaactctcttctcttttttttctttctatttatatttatcaagtttgttgaattactacaatacccttcattcatttattcctacatctaagCCTTCAAGGGCTCTATAGCCTTTTTCTATCTCtttatattcaaaacattacagGGAGCCTATAAATAAAGGCACAAACAGAGCTGAAAGATCCAACCAAGTAGAATTTaaaaaagggagagagagagctaCTTTGGTAGCAGAAGGGTTGCTTTGGACAGTAGCTTGTAGTGACAAGTTGAGTGAGAGAAATGAGAGTTGAGTTGAGTGTGTATCTCCTTTTTCATTGCTgtagaaatcttttttttatctaataatattGGTTGTTTTGTAGATGTAGGGAAGTTGTCGAATCacaataaaatgttgtgttgggCCCTTCTGTGAACAATGATCTTATCACCCCGATCCACAACAAATTGGTATAAGAACTTATCTATTTGCAAAAGAGATCAATTATATGTATAGTCAACGAATGAATTTGCATCTTACCTATAAAGAAAGAGTTTGAGCATCAGAACTCTCGAGAGACAATATTATAGCTGAAGACAAGTGGATACAACATATGTATAGCTAATGGTGGAATATTGGCTAGAACATGTATGAAGACAAAATGCCGATTAAcctcatggatattgcccccgtGATGAAGTGAAGAGCCAATTTAACTCTTGAAAGAAGAGTGAAGGACTCGTGGAGTAGCAACAAAGGGTACGCACAAACTTCTGGATAAGTATACTCTTTGAAGATTGGTGAATTTTTGATTGCATTGTAATACTAAGAGTATGAAGCAACGGTAGATCAACTTTTAATGAGATATCCCTTGGTAAAAATAGAGAGTTAGTTGAACTCTTGAAAGAAAAGCAAAGGACTTATGGAGAAGCAAGACACAGTTCCTAGGATGAAATAAAGGCGTGACTCTTGGATCAGTAGGTTCTTGAAAGAGTGGTGAGCTTGAGACTACATTGTAATACCGTGTTAGTGTCTGCCACACTTGGAAAGTATATAGAGAAGTTGTAATCCTTGGTGAAAAGCTTGGTTAATCATTCTAATTGAGCATCGTTATAAAGCTCGATGAGAATGTTGGAGAAGTACTACAACTTGAACAGTAAGCTCTTAGAAAATGACATGGGTGTATTTACGAGGTAACAATCTAAAGTTGCtactattttctaaaatattaaaagtctTAATGAAAAACAATGTGATGATTATATAAAAGTATTGAGAAGTGATAGGGTAAAGAGTACATTTCAAGACAATTTTCAAAGTTTTGCGAAGATGAAGGTATTGAAAGACAACTTATTGGTGGCTATATACCCCAACAAAATAGAGTTTCAGAAAGGAAGAATTAAACtatgatgaaaatgatgaagTGTATGTTATATTTAAAGAAGCTCTGTAAGAGATTTTAGGCAGGTTTCAAgatatcatttatattattctttaacatccCCTCTCAAGGGAAAGTCATTTGGGcatgaaacttgcacaggtccaCACTTcttggtgtttaatttttatcatataaatgaggattgtgagattcgaactcgtgaccgcttggtcatcaaggttctgataccatgtcaaaaaaccaattcaacccaaaagcttaagcttttaagtGAGGTCCTAAGATATGAAAgcctttggacttgaaactttcACAGGTCCACATTAtatcttgtacttaattttttattaaataaacgaggatgatgagattcaaacttgTGGCCGTTTGGTCattaaaactatgatattatatcaaagaaccatctcaactcaatagtttaaactgttaggtgaggtttcaagatatgatttatattattctctaacagtaaGTGAGAGACAACTATCCGTGAAtcacttgaaaatatttgatagtGTAAAGGAGAAAATGtggaaaaaagataaaaaaaaatactgacaTTTGTGTGATATATTCAAGTAAGTTTTGTGAGTGATATTCTGTAGAAACCAACTAAACTACAGCCCAACAGACCATTGAATAGCCACTAGCTACAGGTTTTGTAGGCGacacaaaaaaagaggaaaaacaatAGCTAAATTTTTCGGAACCTTATATAAGATAGTATTGGGCAAACTAGATGATGCGGGACACGAGAGGTTTGAAGAGTAAaagggaaggaaagaaagatgagaaaaggagctaggaagaagaaggagctgaagaaaagaacaagaagaagctgagaagaaGCTGGAGCTGGagaattgaaaaggagagaagGGATTATAAAGTATATGACTGTATTTGTGTTTTACTTGAAAGACTTGAAACGCATATAAATAGCAGGAAACTTCACAATGGCTCTCTTTTTCTTGCCAGTGGCCCTACCTGCAACCAAATGAGAATCAGggtgtagaaaaaaaataaaaaatccaactaTACAGCGACCATAAAATGGACTCCtgaccttagtttttttttcttcatttaatttgatttggagATGAAAAAGTCTTCAAGTCAAAGCTGGACTCAAGTCATTTGGTGACTTGCTATTTAGGCCCTAGGATCCAATCTAACCATGAtttaagggggaaaaaaaatgaaagggagGACTTATAGTCAATAAAAGCATTGATTATTTTCAAGAGAGTAGACAGTTGAAGGAGTAACTTGTACCTTAAACATTCCACTTGTAACACCATTTTTTACTTCACTAGTTTCTTTCCTTTGACCCTTAGTGAAGAGATGTCATACCTTGCTTTCACCTtcattttgttgatgatcagCTTCAAGACTCCCTTTATGAGGTGCCAGAATGTCTCATGCAATTCCACTGACCTTAGAGCCTTGATTCGCTTCTCCAATTTCATAGAGTGGGGGCTTGATTGGAGTAGCTCAGAGTCAAATTGTTGCACTTGGACAGGAGTCACTTGTGATAATTCCACCATTTCAAGTAAAAGGGTAGTCAGGTTAGAGCTTGGAGCAAAAAAACTTGTAGGAAAACTTTCCGAGTCCTTGGCAGATTTGGATCAGCTGCGAATCCTGAACGTCTCTCACAATCTCCTTCGAGGTTATCTTCCAGGAAAGTTATTTGGTTTGCAGAAGCTGGAGATCCTTGACTTGAGCAATAATTATTTTGTCGGTCCTATACCAGGAGGTAGTGATTTACCCTTAATCCGGTACGTTGACATTTCAAAGAACAATTTTAATGGCACTCTTTATGCGACAATTTTCGAAACCTCACCCCATTTTCAAGTTCTCAATCTTGCAAATAATTATTTCACTGGTGAAGTTCCAGCAAGCTTTGGAAGTTGTTATTATCTGCAGCATCTCTTTCTTGATGGAAATGATCTCACAGGAAATTTTCCAGAGAGTCTCCTGCAACTGCGAGATCTTCATACATTGAACATTCaggataatttgtttttggggTCATTGAATGAAGGAATCAGCAACCTTTCCAACCTTGTGAAATTGGATGTCTCCTTCAACAGGTTTTCTGGAATTCTCCCAGATGTTTTTGAGAGTCTTGGAAAGCTTGAGCACTTCTCAGCCAGATCGAATATGTTCTACGGGCATTTGCCTAAATCATTGGTGAATTCCCCATCCATAATAACTCTTGATTTAAGCTCCAACGCCCTCAGTGGTATAATCAATATTAACTGTTCAGCAATGCTTCACCTCTCCTCCCTCAGTCTCGGTGCTAATCAATTCTGTGGTCCAGTACCTGAGAGTATATCCTCTTGCCAAAGACTAAGTAACCTGAATCTTGGTCGTAATAACCTTAGTGGAGAAGTTCCTTATGCCTTCAAGGATCTCCAGGCCCTTACTTCCATCTCTCTCTCAAACAGTAGCCTTGTTAACATATCATCAGCACTTGCAATTTTACAACACTGCAAAAACTTAACCTCACTGTTCCTTGGTGACAACTTTCATGATGAGCAAATGCCTAGAAATATGAATTTGCACTTCAGGAATCTGAAAACACTTGTTATTCCCCATTGTGGACTTAAAGGTCAGTTTCCAATATGGCTGGGTAGCAGCAAGATGTTACAACTTCTGGATATTTCATGGAATCAAATGACTGGAACCATTCCTTCCGGGTTCCATGAGTTCAAATTTCTCTTTTACATGGATCTCTCGCACAATTCTTTCACTGGTGAAATACCAGTGAGCTTAACCGAGTTAGAAGGCCTAATCAAGAAGAACGTCTCAGAAGAAAGACCTTCCTTAGGCTTCCCACTTTTCAAGGCAAGAAATATGTACAAACAGATTTCGAGTTTTCGACCAACTTTGGATTTGAGTTACAACAAGCTAAGCGGACTGATATGGCCAAGTTTTGGAAATTTGAAAGAACTACATGTTCTAAATCTGAAGGACAATCATCTGTCAGGAAATATTCCTGACAGTTTATCAGGCATGACGAACTTGGAAGTTTTGGACTTGTCCCAAAATGAATTATCAGGAGAAATACCTCTTTCATTGGAAAAGCTTAGTTTTCTAGCAAGGTTCAGTGTCGCATCCAATCAACTGCATGGAGAAATCCCCAGAGGAGGCCAGTTCTTGACATTTCCATCTCCAAGCTTTGAGGGAAACAAGGGTCTGTTCAGTGATAACGTGACTCCTCGCCAGCCTCAACCAGCTGATGAAGAAATGACTATCATAGGTTTGCAATTTGGATTTGGAGCTGTCACTGGTTTCCTTCTCACTGTCAGCTTTTGCTTCTTATCTGGTTGGGTGTTCCGGAAGTGAAAACAAATATCACAAGAATAGGAAACCAGGtatagcaaaaaataaatctaaactaATGCTGTCTAAAGGCAGTGAGGAGTGATGAGGATGGTGGCCCTAGTTGTCAAGTATTGTGAAGTTAGATTTGGAAGCTCTATgtaatgtatatatattttcttttaataattccATTGTTGAGTTTCCCAAGTATAGATCTTAAAAATTGTGCTAAAATGCCAAAGCAAAAGAGAAATCATCCGAGAGAACAAGGTTTATTATTTAGCAGTGCATCCCAGATAATTCTATTCTTACAGAGAAAAGGGTGGATTGGAGGGTCATATAAGAAGAAAAGGCTAAGATACAAGTCATGTTGCCATTCTGGATAACTTACCACCTTGTCAAGATAGACCACCACTTAAAACTGCTATTCACGACTATTCCCATAGTTCAATCCCA
This region includes:
- the LOC7461261 gene encoding phytosulfokine receptor 1 → MSYLAFTFILLMISFKTPFMRCQNVSCNSTDLRALIRFSNFIEWGLDWSSSESNCCTWTGVTCDNSTISSKRVVRLELGAKKLVGKLSESLADLDQLRILNVSHNLLRGYLPGKLFGLQKLEILDLSNNYFVGPIPGGSDLPLIRYVDISKNNFNGTLYATIFETSPHFQVLNLANNYFTGEVPASFGSCYYLQHLFLDGNDLTGNFPESLLQLRDLHTLNIQDNLFLGSLNEGISNLSNLVKLDVSFNRFSGILPDVFESLGKLEHFSARSNMFYGHLPKSLVNSPSIITLDLSSNALSGIININCSAMLHLSSLSLGANQFCGPVPESISSCQRLSNLNLGRNNLSGEVPYAFKDLQALTSISLSNSSLVNISSALAILQHCKNLTSLFLGDNFHDEQMPRNMNLHFRNLKTLVIPHCGLKGQFPIWLGSSKMLQLLDISWNQMTGTIPSGFHEFKFLFYMDLSHNSFTGEIPVSLTELEGLIKKNVSEERPSLGFPLFKARNMYKQISSFRPTLDLSYNKLSGLIWPSFGNLKELHVLNLKDNHLSGNIPDSLSGMTNLEVLDLSQNELSGEIPLSLEKLSFLARFSVASNQLHGEIPRGGQFLTFPSPSFEGNKGLFSDNVTPRQPQPADEEMTIIGLQFGFGAVTGFLLTVSFCFLSGWVFRK